CCCAAATTCAAAAAGTGCGCTCTGAACGTCACAAAAGCCCGAGTCTACATAGTCTTATGACTCCTGAGATTGTTCGCTGTGTAATTTTTTGTGATTCCAGTAGTAGTTTTACAGTGATGCCAAAATTAGTCACAAGGAGCCATTCTTGCATTAATTACACAGTACATTGCAATATTTATGATCAAAGTTTGGGGACTACCGGACACAATGCTCTTAATTAAAGCATTCAAGTCAAAACAAAAatttgtcaggggtcctttaggcATGGTGACTGCTGCTGTGAGAAATGGCTTCTTTGTCATGCAATTTGGTTATTGCTTGTGCATTAACATTTCATTTGCCTGATGAAAATTTGCATGGACAAACGTTCTGCATTTCTTAGTCTTTGTTCAGCTTTTCTTACCATCAAAACGGCGTGAAATTATAATGATCATTGCAACTTTGTCTTGTAAAAGGGCCCTGGAACCCTTATTTCACCTCAACAACAAACATTGTCAATCTGTTATCAATGCGCCTGCCAACGTGCACATGTGTACAATGCTTACAATAAACATGCTTTTcacattttattcatttttcttcAAGTTGAAAATTTCACGGAGAAGATTCATCTTTTCTTTGTGCATTTCTTCTCGTCGCTGTGTTTTAGCAAGTCGTCGCTCTTCCCTCTTGCTGTCTCTTTCAGCCTTTCGCTCTGCTCGCCGTTCATCTAACTCCTTCATTTTTTCAAAGAAGGTTTGCAGGTGGAGCTCGCGTGCTGAATTCGAGCGTTTTCTTTTTGAATCAGGAGTGTCGTCCTGCCCAACGGAGCTGGATGGAGAGTGTGACGTTGACGAGCTTGAACCAGCAAGTGGAACAGACTCGGTGGATGACTGTGGACATGTCTTTTTTGATACCACTCCACTTGCGTCGCGTACCACTTCTGGTTCCAAGCTGTCGTCCAGCCACTTGATTTTTTCAAGCTCGGCCTCGTAGGGGACTTCTTGTGGGGAACAGCCAGACGTATTATTTTTCCCAgctgccacattttttcttttcagtacGGTTTTGTACCGAGAGCAGCACTGCTCACCAGTTCTCATTACACCCAGTTTATTATTAATgtctgttgcaattttttcaaaCATGGCCTTTTTGTTGCGAAATTTTTTCAGAGGGCCAACTTGAGGGAAATATGAGGCGTAGAGGTCCAGCAGCAGCTTCGTCTCGCCACTCGTCCACTCACACCCTGCAGCTGAAATATGCATTATACACACATAAAATACATATAAACTGGCATTAATAGACTTTTTTGATACAGGGCACGAAGCTATATGCTCTCTGAGCCATAGAACACTTACTGTAAAGCATTAGTACTGTCACACTGTTTTGGCACAGCAAATATTGGGTGCTGTGGGGATCGCTTTGCATATCAGAACAGACAATCATGCAAATTCATAATATTACTATACATAACTTATTCACAGCATAATTTTCTTAGAGAGTAAATTTGAAAACACTGCATAATAAATATGGGGCCTCTTCGTGCAGCTGACTATTCGTTGAATTCAATTTTATTATTTAAGCACCCAATATTGAGAAGCGTGAGCAAGAAGCCATTAAATGGTTTTGCGTAATTCGTGGTTTTTTTGAGAGGGTTTGCAATCTGCTGGACCTATCTTCATCCTAATGCCACTAGCATGTTTGTGTATGCATGCTTACCACGTGCAGGAGTCCCTGGCTGACAAGCCCGACTTGGTGACGCACCAGTAGACGCTGCAGAATCTGTGTTTGATAATTGAAAAGCATTGTAGTATGTTAATATGTGTTAATTTTAAGCAGGTACACAATTTTCTTCAAGTAGTCCTTACACGTTGCTCGTCAAGGCATTGTCCTCTACATATAtagacgactgtatacaaaactaGTTCTACAGAGACACATGTAGACCAATTTACCATTTCCTAAAAATGCGCCCTGTGTATGTGACAAAGCGTCGGTGGCGTCACACTGTGTAGCACCTtcaaatagagaaaaagaaaagacatttgCGGGTTAACACCAAAAGAGTAGAGGTCAAGAATCACCAAGAAAACGTTACTTctctagtaaatttttcatgcatgTATTCATGCGCGAATACAGAGATCGCCATGCATTTTTATTAAAGGTAATACAGCAGCTTGGTGAGCGCTGCGAAAATTCCGGCGCTTGTGATATTCTAAATAGTAGGACTGTAAGGTGTTGGGTAAGCAACTgctctgattaaaaaaaaaagcctgctcaCAACATGCCGTATTTTTGCGAGCGCCGATTGCGGCCGTTACCACGTGTACCCGCATGCTTTACAATTATCTGACCAGTCTTCATGCGGAGCTATCAAAGTTAGCATTCCGTGCAGAGTTTATTATCAGCGTCAAGTACGTCGCACTTACCGTTCAGATCGTTGCCGCTGTTTCTGAAAACGCCCAGCAACAGCCGACGCACAGCCGGTGTCAATTCCGCGTGCTCGTCCATACTTGCTACACAACTGCTGTTCGCGACTGCGTTAAAGTGTTCTACAAAGCTTTAACTGCGTGGTCGAAATGCGCGCCCTGCAGTGGCGGCCAAAGTTGCCAAGGAAACGAAGAGAGCGGAAAAATAAACTGTTTCCGGAACCGGTTTGCGTGACGTATGCATAATCAACTTCCGGGGCACCTCTCACGGAGCATTCTCGTGTTTCACTGGCAGAGGTGGCTTCGTGCGATCCGAGTGCTCGCTCCGGGATTTCGGCGGTCGCTCTGAATCTCCCAGTGAAAAACACCAACAGTGTCCTCATCACCACATGTATCGTGCACAACGCACTCACTAGTGTTAGAGGCTCCGCTATGACAGCCTACCAGTACACTCGACTTGGGCTTTGACTTGACTTGCCCGAGGTCgggccatgtgtcagatgcagaagtcgatccttttcacgttgggaccaggctgcttcaaagcacaattgatcgcgattggctggtgttccagaatgcttcgaaccacacctcgccgcggtcggctggtgacgatacatccatgatcagtctgaacgttgagcagcccagtgcacccatcGACACGGCAATTTACCTCCCGCCACCACCTACGACTTACACTCTCACAAatatctcact
The Rhipicephalus microplus isolate Deutch F79 unplaced genomic scaffold, USDA_Rmic scaffold_24, whole genome shotgun sequence DNA segment above includes these coding regions:
- the LOC119181446 gene encoding uncharacterized protein LOC119181446, whose product is MDEHAELTPAVRRLLLGVFRNSGNDLNGATQCDATDALSHTQGAFLGNDSAASTGASPSRACQPGTPARAAGCEWTSGETKLLLDLYASYFPQVGPLKKFRNKKAMFEKIATDINNKLGVMRTGEQCCSRYKTVLKRKNVAAGKNNTSGCSPQEVPYEAELEKIKWLDDSLEPEVVRDASGVVSKKTCPQSSTESVPLAGSSSSTSHSPSSSVGQDDTPDSKRKRSNSARELHLQTFFEKMKELDERRAERKAERDSKREERRLAKTQRREEMHKEKMNLLREIFNLKKNE